A stretch of the Bradyrhizobium sp. CCBAU 53351 genome encodes the following:
- a CDS encoding PAS domain-containing sensor histidine kinase has product MTSADTSAAHFDTAPADEPRRWSARRWLAPFAVVLALLSAFLTFLVLTGLTTIEPTPAVVRSIYLTNAATILLLVGIIIRELWQLILARRRGRAAARLHVQIVSLFSIVAVLPAVLVAVVANVTIERGLDRLFSGPTREVIQNSLTIARAYMQDHAQLIRGDILGMANDIAHARPLYDQDRRSFRELLTASAGSRNLPGAMIIDKNTNILESADTGMRLAYSPPAPDFLSNVNENEPEIAVLPDASFVAAVIRLRAFNDTFLYVARPLDPNVVNQLKQTEVSVAEYAQIESRRLGIQVAFALMFAVIALTILMASVLIGLNFANSLVSPIRRLMNAAHTVSTGDLHVQVPVHQSEGDLAQLGQTFNKMTQELRSQRDELVNASDLIDSRRRFIEAVLSSASAGIIGVDASGSVGILNRSAEKLIGHAESETLGHPLSDVLPELDEMMKAAREGTQRLVQGQITITRDGQERNLSVRVSAEKNQPHDSYIITLDDITELVSAQRTSAWGDVARRIAHEIKNPLTPIQLSAERIRRKFGKDITEAKDKQIFEQCTDTIVRQVDDIRRMVDEFSRFARMPKPVMEGEDVADAVRQAVFLMKVAHPEIDIEADFKQDPLRAQFDRRLISQAVTNIVKNATEAIEQVPAEELGKGRIDVVVSREGDDVLIDVIDNGIGLPKVARSRLLEPYVTTRAKGTGLGLAIVGRVLEDHGGRIELKDASEFREGQRGAWMRMRFAISGQPAKADGAEQARAATEIAKAATEPAKDAAPETKEPALETKEPAEKTNDSPKIEAPTGS; this is encoded by the coding sequence ATGACCAGCGCAGATACCTCGGCCGCACACTTTGACACGGCCCCAGCGGATGAGCCCCGGCGTTGGTCGGCACGGCGCTGGCTGGCGCCGTTTGCCGTGGTGCTGGCGCTGCTCTCGGCTTTCCTGACCTTCCTGGTTCTGACCGGCCTTACCACGATCGAGCCGACGCCGGCGGTGGTCCGCTCGATCTACCTGACCAACGCGGCCACGATCCTGCTGCTGGTGGGCATCATCATCCGCGAGCTCTGGCAGCTGATCCTGGCGCGGCGGCGGGGCAGGGCAGCGGCGCGCCTCCATGTCCAGATCGTCAGCCTGTTCTCGATCGTGGCGGTGCTGCCGGCGGTGCTGGTCGCCGTCGTCGCCAACGTCACCATCGAGCGCGGCCTCGACCGGCTTTTCTCCGGGCCGACCAGGGAGGTGATCCAGAACTCGCTGACGATCGCGCGGGCCTATATGCAGGATCATGCCCAGCTGATCCGTGGCGACATTCTCGGCATGGCGAACGACATCGCGCATGCAAGGCCGCTCTACGACCAGGATCGCCGCTCGTTTCGTGAGCTGCTCACCGCCAGCGCCGGCTCGCGCAATCTGCCGGGCGCGATGATCATCGACAAGAACACCAACATCCTGGAATCCGCCGACACCGGCATGCGGCTCGCTTATTCGCCGCCCGCGCCCGACTTCCTCAGCAACGTCAACGAGAACGAGCCTGAGATCGCGGTGCTGCCGGACGCGAGCTTCGTCGCTGCGGTGATCCGGTTGCGCGCGTTCAACGACACCTTCCTCTATGTCGCCCGCCCCCTCGATCCGAATGTCGTCAATCAGCTCAAGCAGACCGAGGTCAGCGTCGCCGAATATGCCCAGATCGAGTCGCGCCGGCTCGGTATCCAGGTCGCCTTCGCGCTGATGTTTGCCGTGATCGCGCTGACCATCCTGATGGCCTCGGTGCTGATCGGCCTCAACTTCGCCAACTCGCTGGTCTCGCCGATCCGGCGGCTGATGAACGCGGCCCACACGGTCTCGACCGGCGATCTCCACGTCCAGGTGCCCGTGCACCAGTCGGAAGGCGATCTCGCCCAGCTTGGCCAGACCTTCAACAAGATGACGCAGGAATTGCGCAGCCAGCGCGACGAGCTCGTCAATGCCAGCGATCTCATCGACAGCCGCCGCCGCTTCATCGAGGCCGTGCTGTCCTCGGCGAGCGCAGGCATCATCGGCGTCGATGCCTCCGGCAGCGTCGGCATATTGAACCGCTCGGCCGAGAAGCTGATCGGTCACGCCGAATCCGAGACGCTCGGCCACCCGCTCTCCGACGTGCTGCCCGAGCTCGACGAGATGATGAAGGCGGCGCGGGAAGGCACCCAGCGCCTGGTGCAGGGCCAGATCACGATCACCCGCGACGGGCAGGAGCGCAATCTGTCGGTCCGGGTCAGCGCCGAGAAGAACCAGCCGCACGACAGCTACATCATCACGCTCGACGACATCACCGAGCTGGTTTCGGCGCAGCGCACCTCGGCCTGGGGCGACGTGGCGCGGCGCATCGCCCACGAGATCAAGAATCCCCTGACGCCGATCCAGCTCTCGGCCGAGCGGATCCGCCGCAAGTTCGGCAAGGACATCACCGAGGCCAAGGACAAGCAGATCTTCGAACAGTGCACCGACACCATCGTGCGCCAGGTCGACGACATCAGGCGCATGGTCGACGAGTTCTCGCGCTTCGCCCGCATGCCGAAACCGGTGATGGAGGGCGAGGACGTCGCCGACGCCGTGCGGCAGGCGGTGTTCCTGATGAAGGTCGCCCATCCCGAGATCGATATCGAGGCCGATTTCAAGCAGGACCCGCTCCGGGCCCAGTTCGACCGGCGGCTGATCTCCCAGGCGGTCACCAACATCGTCAAGAACGCCACCGAGGCGATCGAGCAGGTTCCGGCGGAAGAGCTCGGCAAAGGCCGTATCGATGTCGTAGTCTCCCGCGAGGGCGATGACGTGCTGATCGACGTGATCGACAACGGCATCGGCCTGCCCAAGGTCGCGCGCTCGCGGCTGCTCGAACCCTACGTCACGACCCGGGCCAAGGGCACCGGCCTTGGTCTTGCGATCGTCGGCCGCGTGCTGGAAGACCATGGCGGACGCATCGAGCTGAAAGATGCCTCCGAATTCCGCGAGGGCCAGCGCGGTGCCTGGATGCGGATGCGCTTTGCGATCTCCGGGCAGCCGGCGAAGGCCGACGGAGCCGAGCAGGCGCGCGCGGCCACGGAAATCGCCAAAGCGGCGACGGAGCCGGCGAAAGACGCGGCGCCGGAAACAAAAGAGCCGGCGCTCGAAACCAAAGAGCCCGCTGAAAAGACCAATGATTCACCGAAAATCGAAGCCCCCACAGGCAGCTGA